A portion of the Trueperaceae bacterium genome contains these proteins:
- a CDS encoding superoxide dismutase: MSFKLPDLPYPVDALEPHIDARTMEIHHGKHHAGYTNNLNAAIEKHPELAGKSAEELVKGVSGLPEDIRTAVQNNGGGYLNHNLFWEVMSPSGGGKPAGALAAAIDEAFGSFEAFQEKFAAAAATRFGSGWAWLVVTSSGALKVYSTPNQDSPLMQGDTPILGLDVWEHAYYLNYQNRRPDYAKAFWNVVDWNAVAGKFAAAR; this comes from the coding sequence ATGTCGTTCAAGCTTCCCGACCTCCCCTACCCGGTCGACGCCCTCGAACCGCACATCGACGCTCGCACGATGGAGATCCATCACGGCAAGCACCACGCGGGGTACACGAACAACCTGAACGCCGCCATCGAGAAGCACCCGGAACTGGCGGGCAAGTCGGCGGAGGAGCTCGTCAAGGGCGTCTCCGGCCTGCCCGAGGACATCAGGACGGCCGTCCAGAACAACGGCGGCGGTTACCTGAACCACAACCTGTTCTGGGAGGTCATGAGCCCCAGCGGTGGCGGCAAGCCGGCCGGCGCGTTGGCCGCCGCCATAGACGAGGCCTTCGGGTCGTTCGAGGCGTTCCAGGAGAAGTTCGCGGCCGCCGCCGCCACCCGTTTCGGCTCCGGTTGGGCCTGGTTGGTCGTCACGAGCAGCGGCGCGCTGAAGGTGTACTCGACGCCGAACCAGGACTCGCCGCTCATGCAGGGCGACACGCCCATCCTGGGCCTCGACGTCTGGGAGCACGCCTACTACCTCAACTACCAGAACCGCCGGCCCGACTACGCCAAGGCGTTCTGGAACGTGGTCGACTGGAACGCGGTGGCGGGCAAGTTCGCCGCCGCCCGCTGA
- a CDS encoding ComEA family DNA-binding protein: protein MRDLRHDRPSQLLAAGILALLAAVLAPRVVGGPAPVTVVQPSITVSVEGEVVRPGAYVVEFGARVGDLVELAGGFRPGAARALVALAAPLTDGQVVQVPAQVLEGALGRVSLNSATQAQLEALPGVGPATARRIVEHRPYARPDDLLRVPGIGPKKLERLRPLVAP from the coding sequence ATGCGCGATCTCCGGCACGACAGGCCGTCGCAACTGCTCGCCGCGGGCATCCTCGCGCTGCTGGCAGCCGTGCTCGCACCGCGGGTGGTGGGAGGGCCGGCGCCCGTCACCGTGGTGCAGCCGAGCATCACCGTGTCCGTCGAGGGCGAGGTCGTTAGGCCGGGCGCCTACGTCGTCGAGTTCGGTGCCCGCGTCGGGGACCTGGTCGAGTTGGCCGGCGGGTTCCGGCCCGGCGCGGCCCGGGCGCTGGTGGCGCTGGCCGCGCCCCTGACCGACGGCCAGGTGGTCCAGGTGCCGGCGCAGGTGCTCGAGGGCGCGCTGGGGCGCGTGTCGCTGAACTCCGCCACCCAGGCCCAGCTCGAGGCGTTGCCGGGGGTGGGACCGGCCACCGCCCGCCGCATCGTCGAGCACCGTCCCTACGCGCGCCCCGACGACCTGCTGCGCGTCCCCGGCATAGGCCCGAAGAAGCTGGAGCGCTTGAGGCCGTTGGTGGCGCCGTGA
- a CDS encoding ComEC/Rec2 family competence protein, which produces MTVARGPGGARGPYRFVPWSVPVALGLVAGVALAAPLEGWTRLAAALGLLGGAAASWRWRAGARPRVGGVFAAGWLPFLPLALLAGAVGVGRLHAWEHGPSERARRALALEWAGEEREWRGRSDGEVLHVEAPLRARLALVTPRGASPPVGELVVVGTAEPADVKRNPGGFDASAHLARRGVAGRLFVRRVDVVRAGRTAAGRLAAGVSAGLGERAAALMLAMTLGRRDDLADLRDSFGAAGMAHLLALSGLHVGVLLVAAGRLLRGLRRGRAPLLAALTVAFVLLVGPSPSVVRAATMALAAVASAAMGGGRVDAWAALGLAALVGTLGAPQMVFDLGFQLSYLAVVGMLLFIPPWTSRLAGLGVPPPGRAAPRPAAPGGSPARLLGWAATGAVASTAAQLPTVSLVAGTFQAVPLLSPLVNVVAVPVAALLVPLGFLAGLVGLVSDQAARLVNLAVAPLTSVLIGTAELGAALPALGWGEVTPVGHAAWAGFTLAVAAWSWRRLRLRRLLLVALTLAGLTSLLPPAHAAPDIWFLDVGQGDATLVRLGGGAAVLVDGGGSPFSDFDVGRRVVIPALRALGVTRLAAVIVTHADADHAEGLVPVLEKFRVGLLVTGPPDPDAALDTRLRELALARGVPVHEARRGERLLVGAASLDVVNPAPHQDHGGGNDASVAFVLRYRGEARALFLGDLGVSVEPDLAVPPVDVLKVGHHGSRGSTGPELVRAASPRLAVISVGRNGYGHPAVAVTDRLAAHGAEVITTLEHGAVRVPLAGPLTWHGTASPARRERRTPRAARAGGDVIDCSQCS; this is translated from the coding sequence GTGACGGTCGCTCGCGGTCCGGGCGGCGCGCGCGGTCCTTACCGGTTCGTGCCGTGGTCGGTGCCGGTCGCGCTGGGTCTCGTCGCCGGGGTCGCGCTGGCCGCGCCGTTGGAGGGTTGGACCCGCCTCGCGGCCGCGCTCGGCCTCCTCGGGGGCGCCGCCGCGTCGTGGCGATGGCGGGCGGGCGCGCGACCCCGCGTCGGTGGGGTGTTCGCCGCCGGCTGGCTCCCGTTCCTGCCGCTCGCGCTCCTCGCCGGCGCCGTCGGGGTCGGGCGGCTGCACGCCTGGGAGCACGGGCCGAGCGAGCGGGCCCGCCGGGCGCTCGCTCTCGAGTGGGCGGGCGAGGAGCGCGAGTGGCGTGGGCGCTCCGACGGCGAGGTCCTCCACGTCGAGGCGCCCCTGCGCGCGAGGCTGGCGCTGGTGACGCCGCGCGGAGCGAGCCCGCCCGTCGGCGAACTCGTGGTCGTCGGCACGGCCGAGCCGGCCGACGTCAAGCGCAACCCCGGCGGCTTCGACGCCTCCGCGCACCTCGCCAGGCGGGGCGTGGCCGGTCGCCTGTTCGTCCGGCGGGTCGACGTGGTGCGCGCCGGACGCACGGCGGCGGGCCGCCTCGCGGCCGGCGTGAGCGCCGGGCTGGGGGAGCGGGCCGCCGCACTCATGCTCGCCATGACGCTGGGGCGCAGGGACGACCTCGCCGACCTCAGGGACAGCTTCGGGGCGGCCGGTATGGCGCACCTCCTCGCCCTCTCCGGGTTGCACGTCGGGGTGCTGCTGGTGGCGGCTGGGAGGCTGCTGCGGGGCCTGCGGCGCGGGCGGGCGCCGCTCCTGGCGGCCTTGACCGTCGCCTTCGTGCTGTTGGTGGGTCCCAGCCCCAGCGTCGTGCGGGCCGCCACCATGGCGCTGGCCGCAGTGGCGTCGGCCGCCATGGGCGGCGGACGCGTGGATGCCTGGGCGGCCCTCGGCCTCGCCGCCTTGGTGGGCACGCTCGGCGCGCCGCAGATGGTCTTCGACCTCGGCTTCCAGCTCTCCTACCTGGCCGTGGTCGGCATGTTGCTGTTCATCCCGCCGTGGACGAGCCGGCTCGCCGGGCTCGGCGTGCCGCCTCCCGGGCGCGCGGCTCCGCGGCCGGCGGCACCCGGCGGCTCGCCCGCCAGGCTCCTCGGCTGGGCCGCCACGGGCGCGGTCGCCAGCACGGCCGCCCAGCTCCCCACCGTCTCCCTCGTCGCCGGGACCTTCCAGGCCGTGCCCCTGCTCTCGCCGCTCGTGAACGTCGTGGCCGTGCCCGTGGCCGCCCTGCTCGTGCCGCTCGGCTTCTTGGCGGGCCTCGTCGGCCTCGTCTCGGACCAGGCGGCGCGACTCGTGAACCTGGCCGTGGCGCCCTTGACGAGCGTCCTGATCGGCACGGCCGAACTGGGAGCCGCGCTACCGGCGCTCGGCTGGGGCGAGGTGACGCCGGTGGGGCACGCCGCCTGGGCCGGCTTCACGCTGGCGGTGGCCGCCTGGTCGTGGCGCCGGCTGCGGCTGCGCCGGCTGCTGCTCGTGGCCTTGACCCTCGCGGGGCTCACCTCCCTGCTGCCGCCCGCGCACGCCGCGCCGGACATCTGGTTCCTTGACGTGGGCCAGGGCGACGCCACGCTCGTGCGCCTGGGTGGTGGAGCGGCCGTGCTCGTCGACGGCGGCGGCTCGCCCTTCTCCGACTTCGACGTTGGTCGGCGCGTGGTGATCCCGGCCCTCCGCGCCCTCGGGGTCACGCGCCTCGCCGCCGTCATCGTCACGCACGCGGACGCCGACCACGCGGAGGGGCTGGTGCCGGTGCTGGAGAAGTTCCGCGTCGGGCTCCTCGTCACGGGCCCGCCGGACCCGGACGCCGCGCTCGACACCAGGCTCCGCGAGCTGGCGCTTGCGCGGGGCGTGCCCGTTCACGAGGCGCGCCGCGGCGAGCGACTGCTCGTGGGCGCGGCCAGCCTGGACGTCGTCAACCCGGCGCCCCACCAGGATCACGGCGGCGGCAACGACGCCTCGGTGGCGTTCGTCCTCAGGTACCGGGGCGAGGCGCGCGCGCTCTTCCTCGGCGACCTGGGGGTGAGCGTCGAGCCTGACCTGGCGGTGCCGCCGGTCGACGTGCTTAAGGTGGGGCATCACGGTTCGCGCGGTAGCACCGGACCGGAACTCGTCCGGGCCGCCTCACCGCGGTTGGCCGTCATCTCCGTGGGCCGCAACGGCTACGGGCACCCGGCGGTCGCCGTCACGGACCGCCTAGCCGCCCACGGCGCCGAGGTGATCACCACGCTGGAGCACGGCGCCGTGCGCGTGCCGCTCGCGGGACCGCTCACGTGGCACGGCACGGCGTCGCCGGCGAGGCGCGAGCGCCGGACCCCGCGGGCTGCACGAGCCGGTGGCGACGTGATAGATTGCTCACAATGCTCATGA
- a CDS encoding serine/threonine protein kinase, translated as MLMTVRVLAEQGPVRVELARWGERLVVVKRLLAAHPIASQRLEREAAVVGRLRHANIVPLLGVVDGSSLIYAYCPGVSLESALERGPLRPRRAMKVAHDVLSALAYAHAQGVIHHDVKPANILVKGERALLTDFGFAKDLGLTAITAPDMLLGTPSFMAPEQFQGVRTDRRSDLYATAAVVYHMLTGSPPYGSQVVRWLAGDDRVPLDPLPPAAAAYSEVLNRGLARDPAHRFGSAEAFLQALESVSLGAVA; from the coding sequence ATGCTCATGACGGTTCGCGTGCTAGCCGAGCAGGGTCCGGTGAGAGTCGAGCTTGCCCGCTGGGGGGAACGACTGGTGGTGGTGAAGCGCCTCCTGGCCGCGCACCCCATCGCCAGCCAACGCCTCGAACGCGAGGCCGCCGTCGTCGGTCGGTTGCGCCACGCCAACATCGTGCCGCTCCTCGGGGTGGTCGACGGCTCCTCGCTCATCTACGCCTACTGCCCAGGCGTGTCGCTCGAGTCGGCCCTCGAGCGCGGCCCCTTGCGCCCGCGGCGCGCCATGAAGGTCGCTCACGACGTCCTCAGCGCCCTCGCCTACGCGCACGCCCAGGGTGTCATCCACCACGACGTCAAGCCCGCCAACATCCTCGTCAAGGGCGAGCGAGCCCTCCTGACCGACTTCGGTTTCGCCAAGGACCTCGGTCTCACCGCCATCACCGCCCCCGACATGCTGCTCGGCACCCCGAGCTTCATGGCGCCCGAGCAGTTCCAGGGGGTGCGCACCGATCGCCGCTCCGACCTGTACGCCACGGCCGCGGTCGTCTACCACATGCTCACCGGCTCGCCGCCGTACGGCTCGCAGGTGGTGAGGTGGTTGGCCGGCGACGACCGGGTACCGCTCGACCCGCTACCGCCGGCGGCGGCGGCGTACTCGGAGGTCCTGAACCGCGGCCTGGCGCGCGACCCCGCCCACCGCTTCGGCAGCGCGGAGGCGTTCCTGCAGGCGCTCGAGAGCGTCTCCCTCGGCGCCGTCGCCTGA
- the holA gene encoding DNA polymerase III subunit delta: protein MIVSFSGDRFLCRRAGRAALAAAGAAPGAAVELAEGMSAQDVTRLASQGGLFGRATLLLDFEAAFTGAAGVKPRNEVMKALEGVTGGATIVALDPDATPARQKAWRALGDHRHLALPRGDRLRDWVASELGEAGVESEPAVAAYLAEVFGEDAAAIASEVQKLAALDERIGLERAKAVVNREATRDAFDAIERIAAGDVAGAVAVTRRLVDAGEAVPRVFGALAWQFMLVAKATGLRQREGARRIGGAQAAAALGAAPYAAEKALALAARLDEAAVAAALAELLAADVAAKTGRDQELALDGVVISLARRWQRAGSGGRRA from the coding sequence GTGATCGTCTCGTTCTCTGGCGACAGGTTCCTGTGTCGCCGCGCCGGCCGCGCGGCCCTGGCCGCGGCCGGCGCGGCGCCGGGCGCCGCCGTGGAGCTGGCCGAGGGGATGAGCGCCCAGGACGTCACTCGGCTCGCCTCGCAAGGGGGGCTGTTCGGTCGGGCGACGCTGCTGCTCGACTTCGAGGCGGCCTTCACGGGTGCCGCCGGCGTCAAGCCCCGCAACGAGGTCATGAAGGCCCTCGAGGGCGTCACCGGCGGCGCCACCATCGTCGCTCTCGACCCCGACGCCACCCCGGCCCGCCAGAAGGCGTGGCGCGCCCTCGGCGACCACCGCCACCTGGCCCTGCCGCGCGGCGACCGCCTACGCGACTGGGTCGCTTCCGAGCTCGGGGAGGCCGGCGTGGAGTCCGAGCCCGCGGTTGCCGCCTACCTGGCGGAGGTGTTCGGGGAGGACGCGGCGGCCATCGCGTCGGAGGTCCAGAAGCTGGCGGCGCTCGACGAGCGCATCGGGCTCGAGCGCGCCAAGGCGGTGGTCAACCGGGAGGCCACGCGCGACGCCTTCGACGCCATCGAGCGCATCGCGGCGGGCGACGTGGCCGGCGCGGTTGCGGTGACTCGCCGCCTCGTCGACGCCGGAGAGGCGGTGCCCCGCGTGTTCGGCGCCCTCGCCTGGCAGTTCATGCTCGTCGCCAAGGCCACCGGCCTGCGTCAGCGCGAGGGGGCGAGGCGCATAGGCGGGGCGCAAGCGGCCGCGGCGCTCGGGGCAGCGCCGTACGCCGCCGAGAAGGCGCTCGCCCTGGCTGCCAGGCTCGACGAGGCGGCCGTGGCGGCGGCCCTCGCGGAGCTCCTGGCCGCTGACGTGGCCGCCAAGACCGGCCGCGACCAGGAACTCGCGCTCGACGGCGTCGTGATCTCGTTGGCCAGGCGCTGGCAACGCGCCGGGTCGGGCGGGCGGCGCGCCT
- a CDS encoding Gfo/Idh/MocA family oxidoreductase encodes MVGGGQGAFIGAVHRMAARLDESFELVAGALSSTPERSRASGAALGLERVYGTWEEMLAGESALPPERRIHAVSIVTPNHMHHPVALAFVRAGFAVVCDKPMTVTTLQARELEAAVAASGVVFAVTYNYTGYPLVKEARRLVADGVLGDLRKVVLEYHQGWLATRLEADGNKQAAWRADPAAAGLGGAVADIGSHAENLAATVTGLRVTELCGDLTPLVPGRQLDDDCNLLLRFEGGVKGVLVASQVAVGAENDLRITVSGSRGTLRWRQEEPNRLELALLEAPLQVYTRAGGPYLGSAAVAAARIPSGHPEGFIEAFANVYRNAARDIRLRAGEALLEGEPAPDYPGVSAGARGVAFVEAAVRSQALGSVWTEVG; translated from the coding sequence ATGGTCGGTGGCGGCCAGGGCGCCTTCATCGGCGCCGTCCACCGCATGGCGGCGCGCCTCGACGAGAGCTTCGAGCTGGTGGCGGGGGCGCTGTCGAGCACCCCGGAGCGGTCGCGCGCCAGCGGCGCCGCGCTCGGGTTGGAGCGGGTCTACGGCACCTGGGAGGAGATGCTCGCAGGCGAGAGCGCGCTGCCGCCCGAGCGCCGCATCCACGCCGTCAGCATCGTCACCCCCAACCACATGCACCACCCGGTGGCGCTCGCGTTCGTCCGGGCCGGCTTCGCAGTGGTGTGCGACAAGCCGATGACCGTCACCACCCTGCAGGCGCGCGAGCTGGAGGCGGCGGTGGCGGCCAGCGGTGTCGTCTTCGCCGTCACCTACAACTACACGGGCTACCCGCTGGTCAAGGAGGCGCGCCGCCTGGTGGCGGACGGCGTCCTGGGCGACCTGCGCAAGGTCGTGCTCGAGTACCACCAGGGTTGGCTTGCCACCAGGCTGGAGGCGGACGGCAACAAGCAGGCCGCGTGGCGCGCCGACCCCGCCGCTGCCGGCCTCGGCGGCGCCGTGGCCGACATCGGCAGCCACGCCGAGAACCTCGCCGCCACCGTCACCGGGCTGCGGGTGACCGAGCTGTGCGGCGACCTGACGCCGCTCGTGCCCGGCAGGCAGCTCGACGACGACTGCAACCTGCTCCTCCGCTTCGAGGGCGGCGTCAAGGGGGTGCTGGTGGCGTCGCAGGTGGCCGTGGGCGCCGAGAACGACCTGCGGATCACGGTGAGCGGCAGCCGCGGCACCCTGAGGTGGCGTCAGGAGGAGCCGAACCGGCTCGAGCTGGCCCTACTGGAGGCCCCCCTTCAGGTGTACACGCGGGCGGGCGGGCCGTACCTCGGCAGCGCGGCCGTGGCCGCCGCGCGCATCCCGTCGGGTCACCCGGAGGGGTTCATCGAGGCGTTCGCCAACGTGTACCGGAACGCGGCGCGCGACATCAGGTTGCGGGCCGGCGAGGCGCTGCTGGAGGGCGAGCCGGCACCGGACTACCCGGGCGTGAGCGCGGGCGCTCGCGGGGTGGCCTTCGTGGAGGCCGCGGTGCGCTCGCAGGCCCTCGGGTCCGTCTGGACCGAGGTGGGTTGA